In the Phaseolus vulgaris cultivar G19833 chromosome 7, P. vulgaris v2.0, whole genome shotgun sequence genome, one interval contains:
- the LOC137828266 gene encoding serine/threonine-protein kinase 54-like, protein MHSESGVSPKMEVESGVLNSKISSENLSSKSMFFSSDKFYLRNLDVMLEKHLSKIFSKSVAAKRPKETWEIDLAKLDIHYSVANGTYGTVYRGTYDSQDVAVKVLDWGEDGVAPAAKIASLRASFWQEVTIWQKLDHPNVTKFIGASIATSNLMIPLPTYGQNSIPSKTCCVIAEFLPGGTLKQYLSRNRQDKLPYEVVIQLALDLSRGLSYLHSKKIVHRDVKPDNMLLDCNKNLKIADFGVARIEAINQSEMTSETGTYGYMAPEVLNGKPYNRKCDVYSFGICLWEIYSCNVPFSKLSLATVSCAVINQHLRPDIPRSWPSALANIIRKCWDAKPERRPEMHEVVEMLEAIDTSKGGGMIRKDKNPRFFCFLPSPCS, encoded by the exons CATTCAGAAAGTGGGGTTTCACCTAAGATGGAAGTGGAATCTGGAGTTTTGAATTCAAAGATCAGTAGTGAAAATCTTAGCAGCAAAAGCATGTTTTTTAGttctgataaattttatttgaggAATTTGGATGTCATGCTAGAAAAACACTTGAGCAAGATTTTTTCCAAAAGCGTTGCAGCAAAAAGGCCTAAAGAGACATGGGAGATTGATTTGGCCAAGTTGGATATACATTATTCTGTAGCTAATGGAACCTATGGTACTGTCTACAGGGGTACCTATGATAGCCAAGATGTTGCAG TGAAAGTCCTGGACTGGGGTGAAGATGGTGTTGCCCCTGCTGCTAAAATTGCCTCATTACGGGCATCATTTTGGCAGGAGGTAACTATATGGCAAAAGCTTGATCATCCAAATGTCACAAAA TTTATTGGAGCTTCAATCGCTACTTCAAATCTCATGATTCCCTTACCAACCTATGGTCAAAATTCTATTCCTTCCAAAACTTGTTGTGTAATTGCTGAGTTTCTTCCTGGTGGAACATTGAAACAATACTTGTCTAGAAATAGGCAGGACAAACTTCCATACGAGGTTGTGATTCAGCTGGCTTTGGACCTCTCTAGAGG TCTTAGTTATCTACATTCAAAGAAAATCGTTCACCGCGATGTAAAACCTGATAATATGTTGTTAGATtgtaataaaaatttgaaaatagcTGATTTTGGAGTTGCTCGTATTGAAGCTATCAACCAAAGTGAGATGACAAGTGAAACTGGAACCTATGGATATATGGCACCAGAG GTTTTAAATGGCAAGCCTTACAACAGAAAATGCGATGTCTATAGTTTTGGCATTTGCTTGTGGGAAATTTATTCCTGTAATGTACCGTTTTCAAAGCTGAGCCTTGCTACAGTGTCATGTGCAGTTATTAATCAG CATTTACGACCTGATATTCCTAGAAGTTGGCCAAGTGCCCTAGCAAACATCATACGAAAATGCTGGGATGCAAAACCAGAGAGGCGTCCAGAAATGCATGAGGTGGTGGAAATGTTGGAAGCAATTGACACAAGCAAAGGAGGTGGAATGATACGGAAGGATAAAAATCCacgttttttttgttttttacctTCTCCTTGTTCCTAG
- the LOC137828008 gene encoding uncharacterized protein — translation MSPRPPIPPQPSSEMNQIARAIEMMANAIQQQNMAMAQNHQAAMNHWETARSGATASHVSQSQEQMGLTEFMRHNPPKFTGNATPDQADQWIRDLEKIFRATSCPEDKKLVFATYLLSGEAEFWWMGAQQMMEARDEVLDWESFRVKFLEKYFPDSARFAKEAEFLRLEQGEMSVNAYATRFEYLARFYTQATSEAWRCRKFEEGLKHELKKTIAPMCIREFPALVEKAKMVRPWKMVIPG, via the coding sequence ATGTCTCCTAGACCTCCTATCCCTCCCCAACCTTCTTCTGAGATGAACCAGATTGCCAGGGCTATTGAGATGATGGCAAATGCTATTCAACAACAGAATATGGCAATGGCTCAGAATCACCAGGCAGCAATGAATCATTGGGAGACTGCTAGATCTGGTGCAACAGCTTCCCATGTCAGTCAGTCTCAGGAGCAGATGGGACTGACAGAGTTCATGAGACACAACCCACCTAAGTTCACTGGGAATGCCACTCCTGACCAAGCAGACCAATGGATAAGAGATTTAGAGAAGATCTTTAGGGCAACCTCCTGCCCTGAGGATAAGAAATTGGTATTTGCTACATATTTATTGTCTGGAGAAGCAGAGTTCTGGTGGATGGGAGCTCAACAGATGATGGAAGCTAGAGATGAAGTATTAGACTGGGAGAGTTTCAGAGTGAAGTTTTTAGAGAAATATTTTCCAGATAGTGCAAGGTTTGCAAAGGAAGCTGAATTCCTCAGGTTGGAACAGGGAGAGATGTCAGTGAATGCATATGCTACTAGGTTTGAGTACCTAGCCAGATTCTACACCCAAGCTACCTCTGAGGCTTGGAGGTGTAGGAAGTTTGAAGAAGGTCTAAAACATGAGCTGAAGAAGACTATAGCTCCTATGTGCATTAGAGAGTTTCCTGCCTTGGTGGAGAAGGCAAAGATGGTGAGACCCTGGAAAATGGTGATTCCAGGGTGA